The genomic segment ACCAACAAAGGAGAATCCGGCGTGAGCTGCCAAATAAACCAATTGATCGGGTGGTGTTGTAAGTGCTGACAAGGGCGCTAAACCAATTGGCCGTGGCATGATGTGCGGTTCTCCTTATTAAATCAATGTGATTGGTTTGTTCGTGGCTGCAGATTCATAGACACCGAGCAACACTTTCAGTGCGCGAGTGGCATCGCGGCCTGTGATTGCAGGTTCGCGTCCCTCATTGAGTGCGTCAATAAAATCAGCGATTTGTGCGGTGTGATAAGGAATCAGCGCACCGTTGATGCTCGATAGGTCTGCATTGGGGTGCAGATCTGCTGGGTGCGAAGGGGTGGTTTCCACGGTGTCTTTTTCACTGCGCACAATGAGTCGGCCGTTTGTGCCTTCTGGGAATTCTAGGATCGTCATGGTCGCGCCCTCGGTTCCCATGATTTGTACTTGAGCACCTAGTGAAGGCTCTGCAGCAGTGGTGGCAGAAATTGTGGCTAACGCACCGGAGGCGAAACGGACAGTACCCACAGCGCTGTCTTCTACCTCAATGTTCTCGCCATGTTTGAAGGAGTGGGTGTAGCCAAATACTTCAATGGGTTCACCGAGAAGCCAGCACATGAGGTCGATGTAGTGGATTGCTTGTGTCATGAGCACGCCGCCACCATCAGCTGCCCAGGTTCCGCGCCATGGGGTTGCGGTGTAATACGAGTAATCGCGGTATAGCACGACGCTGCACTGCCCCATGATGGGACGGCCGAGGGAGCCGTCGACAAGCTCCTTTTTCATCTTTTGAGCTGCTGGCCAAAAGCGTCGCTGGAATAGCACGCCGAGGTTGACCCCTGCAGACTCGCAGGCATCGATCATGCGCTGGGCGGAATCGAGTTCGATGGCGATGGGCTTTTCACACAAAATATGGACGCCCGCGGCTGCAGCAGCCAACACCACTGCCTCGTGAGTGGGGTGCGGAGTGCAAACAGCCACGATATCAACGCCCGATGCCAAGATCTCATCAACGGAATCAAAGCTGGATCCGATGCCATATTTTGCTGCTGTTTCCGCAGCCTTTGCTCCATCGACATCACACGTGGCAGTTACTTCAGCACCTGGAATAGCCTGCACTGCTTCAATGTGATTTCGGCTAATTGCACCACAACCAATGATGCCTACGCGCCATATTTTGTCAGTCATATTACTTCTTGCCTAGATCTTCAAGCTTGGTGAATGCGGTTTCTTTTGTCGTGCAGATAACCGCAGCGGATAAGATGATTGCTCCAATCACGAAACCAGCTACTGCAACCCAGCCGTTCCACGCAAACAATGCGGTGGCAATGGTAGGTGCAAAGCCCACAACGATCAGGCCAAGCTGGTTGCCCATCGCCATGCCGGTGTAACGCACTGATGCGGCAAACATCTCTGGGAAGAAGATGGTCCAGACGCCATTCCAGCAGGAGTAGAACAAACCTTGGTTAACCAGGCACAGAACAAAGATCAGCACCAGATCAGCTTCTGAGATTGCTTGGAAGTAGAAATAGGTTGTGATCGCACAGGTAATTGCACCGAAAAGCAGAACTGGTTTACGGCCAATGCGGTCAGACACCCAGGCTGCCAATGGGATAGTGGCAATTGACAGGCTGAGAGAAATAGTATTGACCATCACCATGAAAGAACGATCAATTCCGACTTCATTGGTGGCATAGGACAGCGCATAGACGTTGAAAATGGTCTGCACGACTGCGAAGAAAGTAATGAAGAAGACGCGGGCAACATCGATGCCCTGGGTGCGCAGCACAGCCAAAGCTGGTGCATCGTCATGATTTTCTTCTTGCTTTTCTGCTGGAGCTTCCTCCAAGTGAGTGCGCACGAAATACGCCACGGCCAGTACCAAGGCGGACAATAGGAAAGGCACGCGCCAGCCCCATGTCATGAGGTGTTCTTCCGGCAGCATCAAGAATGGGATGAATACAAGACCTGCGAGCACATTGCCCACAGAGCAACCTGCCATCACTGACGAGGTGAAAAATCCGCGCTTGCCTTCTGGAGAATGTTCCATGGTGAGTGTGGAGGCACCGGCAGATTCCGCACCTGCGGAGAATCCTTGAGCGATACGCGCAATCATCAGCAAGACGGTTGCCCAGATGCCGATTTGTCCATAGGTAGGAAGCAGACCAATCGAGATGGAGGCAATGCCCATGATCAAGAGTGTGACCATGAGAGCGGTTTTGCGGCTGACCCTATCGCCGATGTGCCCCATCACAAGACCACCAATTGGGCGTGCAATATAAGCAACACCGAAGGAAGCCAGGGAACCAATTGTGGCTACAACTGGATCGCCTTGAGGGAAGAATAGATGATTAAACAGCAGTGCAGAGGCCGTGCCGTAGATGACGAAGTCATAGTATTCCAGCGTCGATCCCAGTAGGGAGGCTAGTGCAGCCTTCTTGGGGGACCTGCTTATCTGCTCGCTGCCGCTTGCTTCTTTATCTGTACGAAGCTGCGGTGTCGCATCGGTTACCAAGGTGTCTTTCATGCTTTCACCCTCTCTCTTAGAACTCACATGAACTCAGTCACGTTTCAATATTCTTTAGATTAAGGGTCACATTCACACGGCCAAGTTTTTCCCATTCAATGAGAAACTGCGGGTGTGGAGGTAGCAGATTAAAAATTAAGAGTTCGAAATGCGAACTCAATAAGTAGCATCATTTTGCAGCCTTGCACTGAGCTTTTGGCAAGCCTCAAGAACTATGTCAACAACAAAATTGACATCAATATCACTGGTTCGAGCAACTACCCCCACAGACGCCCGCACCACTCCACGATGATCCACCACCGGAGCTGCGATTGCGGTATTCTCCGTCACTAATCCGCCCATAAAGGCAATATATCCAGTGGATCGAATCTCTGGAAGCAGCGCAGCAATGCTTGAACCATCAGTAATTTCTCCAGTGTAGGAATCTACAAAAGGCCTATTTGTTACCTCTTTAATGGTCTGCGGCGCAGCAAAAGCCAACATGACCAAACCGGAAGAAGTGGTGTGCAAATCAAGACGGCCCGCATGTCTGCCCAAAATCTGAATGCGATTATCCGGGGAATCAAAACGCTCCACATACAAAATGGTGCGATCAACAAAATCGGGCACGGCAAGACTTACGTATTCCCCCAGTTCATCATGCACATCACTCAAAATGGATTGCGCCTGCAACCGCAATCGTTCCAAAGGGTTTGCCCGCACAAAGGTCTCCCACGCATGCGTACCAATGCCATATTTGCCATCAGCAAAGCGCTCCAGAAGTTTCACCGACACCAACTCAGCCACCAAACGGTGTGCTGTTGACGTGGGTAGTCCAGCGCGACGCGCAATGTTCGAGGCCCCCAGCCTGACATTTTCTGCATCAAAACACTGCAGCACACGCATAGTGCGCTGTAAAACCGTCTCCCCAGATGAAGAATTAGCCATTTAGCTCGATAACGAAAAACGTCGAAAAGCATTATGCTTTTCGACGTTTCCCTCCGGCTTAACCCTGAATGCGGCGCTGACGCGAGAACTCAGACAACACCACACCAGCTGCAACAGAAGCGTTGAGTGATTCCACCCAGCCTTCAGTTGGAATGGACATGATGGTATCGCAGTTTTCACGAACCAAGCGAGAAATACCCTTGCCCTCAGAACCAACAACGATCACGACATTGTCGGTGCCATCGTAGGTATCAAGGGTGTGGTCGCCGCCTGCATCCAAGCCCACAACCTGGTAACCGTTTTGCTGGAATTCCTTCACGACGCGAGTCATGTTGGTTTCCTTTGCCACAGGCACACGAGCTGCAGTACCTGCAGAAGTACGCCATGCAACAGCAGTCACAGATGCTGAACGACGCTCCGGAATGATCACGCCGTTGCCGCCGAACGCACCCACAGAACGAATCACAGCGCCCAAGTTACGAGGATCTGTGATGTTATCCAAAATCACGAACATGCCAGGCTTCTTCGAAGCTGCAGCATCTGCAATCAGGTTATGTACATCAGCGTATTCATATGGTGGAATAGCCAAGCCAATGCCCTGGTGCATGCCGTTGCCGGTCATGCGATCCAGCTCCAGCTTGTTTACTTCCAACACTGGAAGATTACGGCCAGCAGCAACGTGCACAGCCTCGCTCAGGCGCTCATCATTTGCAGCGCCTTCTGCAACATACAATGCAGTCGCAGGCACACGCGCATGCAGGCACTCTAGAACTGGGTTACGGCCCACAACCAACTCTGGCATTTCACGATCGTGGCGTCCACGATCACGACGTACACGCTCTAGCTTGCGCTTATGCGCGGCGTGATAAGTACGATCCTCAGCCTTTGGAGTTGGGCCCTTGCCCTGCAGACCACGGCGAACCTGTCCGCCACTGCCCTTCACAGCACCCTTTTTATTAGTCTTACGCAAACCGCCGCGGCGGCTGTCATTTCCTGCCATGTTTAAATTATCTCCTTAAAAGTTTTCATGTTCGAAAGCTGCAACTATTGCAACTTCCATGTCGCACCATCTGCTGTATCCACTACTTCAATACCCGCAGCAGCAAGACGATCTCGTACCTCATCGGCCACAGACCAGTCTTTCTCTGCACGAGCAGTTGCACGACGCATAAGCTCCGCAGAAATCAACACATCAAGTGCATTGTCTGCCTTGCCATCGGAATCAGCACCTGTTCCCCATTCAATAGGGTCAAAGCCCAACACACCAGTCATCGCGCGAACCGACGCAGCAAGCTTCTCAGCTCCCTGACGATCGCCCTTGTCCAATGCGGAGTTGCCTTCGCGAACCGCATTGTGGATTTCAGCCAATGCCTTTGGCACTGCAATATCCTCATCCATTGCCGCTTCAAAAGCTTCGGTCCACTCACCGACCTCAACTTCCCCAATGCGTCCAAGAAAAGCTTCAATGCGGCGGTAGCCCACTGCAGCTTCATTCAGAGCATTTTCGGAATACTCAAGCACGGAACGATAATGAGCAGACCCAAGGTAATAGCGCAGCTCGACGGGGCGAACCTGCTTCAGCATTTCCGGCACAGATAAAACATTGCCCAAAGACTTGGACATTTTTTCTCCGGCCATTGTTACCCAGTGATTGTGCATCCAGTAGTTGGCAAATTTATCGCCAGCCGCATGTGCCTGGGCAATTTCATTTTCGTGGTGTGGAAATTGCAGATCTAAACCACCACAGTGAATATCAAATTGCTCACCCAAATAGTAGGTTGCCATAGCAGAGCATTCCAAATGCCAGCCTGGACGACCCTCTCCCCATGGAGTTGGCCAAGAAGGCTCACCCGGCTTCGCAGCTTTCCACAGAGCGAAATCTTGTGATCCGCGCTTACCGAAGTTATCGGTTTCGCCTTGTTCCATATCTTCAACGCGATTACCAGACAATGATCCATAATCGGATCCTTCTGCTTTTGACCACGAGGCAACATCAAAATAGACGGAGCCGTCCACGGCATAAGCAAAACCATTGTCGATCAGACGCTGCATGTACTCAACCATTTGGGTGACATGGCCAGTCGCACGAGGTTCCACCGATGGAGGCAACACGCCCAGCGTGTTATAAGTCCAGGTAAATTCTCGTTCATATGTGGATACCCACTCCCACCAAGGACGGCCATTTTCCGCTGCCTTGTTCAGGATTTTGTCATCAATATCAGTGACATTGCGAACAAACGCCACATCAAGTCCCTTGGCAATGAGCCAACGCCGCAAAATATCAAAAGCTACAGCAGAGCGAACATGTCCGATATGAGGCAATGCCTGTGGGGTGGCGCCACACAGGTACACCGAGGCATGACCTGGTTTAACAGGCTGAAATTCTCGAAGCGTACGGGTACCGGTGTCAAAGATGCGTAGAGTCACGTGTCCTAGTCTAACCTGTATGTGAACACTTAAAGGTCGCCACTAAGAAGTAGCCGCCACCGTTGCTTTATTTGCCACATTAAGCAACTTCGCTCCACTGACAATTTCACCCAAACCATAAGTATTCACTGGTCCAGTTTTCTTCGAATTGGACACCACCACTGGAGTGGTTACTTCATAACCCGCAGCCTTAATGGCATCAATATCGAACTCACACAGCAGCTCCCCTGCTTGCACTTCATCGCCTTGCTTCTTATGCGCCCTAAAATGAGTTCCGTTAAGATTCACTGTGTCGAAACCAATGTGCATTAAGATATCCACATTGGAACCATCTTCTGTTTTAGTGCGCACTGCAAACGCATGTCCAGATGGAAATGCCACCACAACTTTTCCACTCACAGGTGACACAAGTTCACCCGTGCTTGGCACGACAGCCACACCAGCGCCAAGCTTTCCGCTGGCAAACATTGCATCACTAACACTGCCCAGCGAGATCACTTCGCCAGTCAAAGGTGACTGAACAATGGCGGAATCACTTCCAAACTCTGCAAGTACCTCTGAAGTTTGAGCTGGGCTAGCCACTATTGGCGCAGAGGTGGCATCCGGATCAATGCTGCCGTTGCGACGAACCAAGTACAGCCCATACGCAAGTGCAGCACCAAATGCGATAACGAAAGTAACCACCGCACACACCAAGAACATGACCATATCTGGGGCATCAATAGAGACAACGCCCAAGAAACCTGCAGCACC from the Corynebacterium crudilactis genome contains:
- a CDS encoding Gfo/Idh/MocA family protein, which encodes MTDKIWRVGIIGCGAISRNHIEAVQAIPGAEVTATCDVDGAKAAETAAKYGIGSSFDSVDEILASGVDIVAVCTPHPTHEAVVLAAAAAGVHILCEKPIAIELDSAQRMIDACESAGVNLGVLFQRRFWPAAQKMKKELVDGSLGRPIMGQCSVVLYRDYSYYTATPWRGTWAADGGGVLMTQAIHYIDLMCWLLGEPIEVFGYTHSFKHGENIEVEDSAVGTVRFASGALATISATTAAEPSLGAQVQIMGTEGATMTILEFPEGTNGRLIVRSEKDTVETTPSHPADLHPNADLSSINGALIPYHTAQIADFIDALNEGREPAITGRDATRALKVLLGVYESAATNKPITLI
- a CDS encoding MFS transporter, with amino-acid sequence MKDTLVTDATPQLRTDKEASGSEQISRSPKKAALASLLGSTLEYYDFVIYGTASALLFNHLFFPQGDPVVATIGSLASFGVAYIARPIGGLVMGHIGDRVSRKTALMVTLLIMGIASISIGLLPTYGQIGIWATVLLMIARIAQGFSAGAESAGASTLTMEHSPEGKRGFFTSSVMAGCSVGNVLAGLVFIPFLMLPEEHLMTWGWRVPFLLSALVLAVAYFVRTHLEEAPAEKQEENHDDAPALAVLRTQGIDVARVFFITFFAVVQTIFNVYALSYATNEVGIDRSFMVMVNTISLSLSIATIPLAAWVSDRIGRKPVLLFGAITCAITTYFYFQAISEADLVLIFVLCLVNQGLFYSCWNGVWTIFFPEMFAASVRYTGMAMGNQLGLIVVGFAPTIATALFAWNGWVAVAGFVIGAIILSAAVICTTKETAFTKLEDLGKK
- a CDS encoding IclR family transcriptional regulator, producing MANSSSGETVLQRTMRVLQCFDAENVRLGASNIARRAGLPTSTAHRLVAELVSVKLLERFADGKYGIGTHAWETFVRANPLERLRLQAQSILSDVHDELGEYVSLAVPDFVDRTILYVERFDSPDNRIQILGRHAGRLDLHTTSSGLVMLAFAAPQTIKEVTNRPFVDSYTGEITDGSSIAALLPEIRSTGYIAFMGGLVTENTAIAAPVVDHRGVVRASVGVVARTSDIDVNFVVDIVLEACQKLSARLQNDATY
- the rlmB gene encoding 23S rRNA (guanosine(2251)-2'-O)-methyltransferase RlmB, yielding MAGNDSRRGGLRKTNKKGAVKGSGGQVRRGLQGKGPTPKAEDRTYHAAHKRKLERVRRDRGRHDREMPELVVGRNPVLECLHARVPATALYVAEGAANDERLSEAVHVAAGRNLPVLEVNKLELDRMTGNGMHQGIGLAIPPYEYADVHNLIADAAASKKPGMFVILDNITDPRNLGAVIRSVGAFGGNGVIIPERRSASVTAVAWRTSAGTAARVPVAKETNMTRVVKEFQQNGYQVVGLDAGGDHTLDTYDGTDNVVIVVGSEGKGISRLVRENCDTIMSIPTEGWVESLNASVAAGVVLSEFSRQRRIQG
- the cysS gene encoding cysteine--tRNA ligase, with protein sequence MTLRIFDTGTRTLREFQPVKPGHASVYLCGATPQALPHIGHVRSAVAFDILRRWLIAKGLDVAFVRNVTDIDDKILNKAAENGRPWWEWVSTYEREFTWTYNTLGVLPPSVEPRATGHVTQMVEYMQRLIDNGFAYAVDGSVYFDVASWSKAEGSDYGSLSGNRVEDMEQGETDNFGKRGSQDFALWKAAKPGEPSWPTPWGEGRPGWHLECSAMATYYLGEQFDIHCGGLDLQFPHHENEIAQAHAAGDKFANYWMHNHWVTMAGEKMSKSLGNVLSVPEMLKQVRPVELRYYLGSAHYRSVLEYSENALNEAAVGYRRIEAFLGRIGEVEVGEWTEAFEAAMDEDIAVPKALAEIHNAVREGNSALDKGDRQGAEKLAASVRAMTGVLGFDPIEWGTGADSDGKADNALDVLISAELMRRATARAEKDWSVADEVRDRLAAAGIEVVDTADGATWKLQ